In Drosophila subpulchrella strain 33 F10 #4 breed RU33 chromosome X, RU_Dsub_v1.1 Primary Assembly, whole genome shotgun sequence, the DNA window CTGGTGCCCTTATGCGTTGCTCCTTCGAGGAGACGGTGGACGTGCTGATGGATGCTGCCGCACACGCGGAAACGGATCCCATGAGAGGCGTGTCTGAGAACATTATTATGGGTCAGCTGCCCAAGATGGGCACCGGCTGCTTCGACCTGCTGCTCGATGCGGAGAAGTGTCGTTTCGGCATCGAGATCCCAAACACGTTGGGCAGCAGCATGCTTGGCGGCGCCTCTATGTTCATTGGCGGTGGATCCACGCCGAGCATGACGCCACCGATGACGCCGTGGGTCAACTGCAATACGCCGCGTTACTTCTCTCCGCCAGGCCATGGTAAGTACTTTATATCAAGCCATGTTGTGGGTTTGCTGCACAATATTTGGACGTTCTTACCTAACGTTTTCCTTCTCTTTCTTTCTTGTGTTTGCAGTGAGTGCCATGACTCCGGGCGGACCAAGTTTCTCGCCCTCGGCGGCCTCGGATGCCTCCGGAATGTCGCCCAGCTGGTCGCCAGCTCATCCGGGCTCGTCGCCCAGTTCACCGGGCCCCTCGATGTCGCCGTACTTCCCTGCCTCGCCGAGCGTTTCTCCTTCCTATTCACCAACGAGTCCAAACTACACGGCCTCGTCGCCCGGCGGTGCGTCACCCAATTACTCGCCATCGAGCCCGAACTATTCGCCGACATCGCCACTATACGCGTCTGCAAGTCCACGTTACGCCTCGACAACGCCAAACTTCAATCCCCAGTCGACGGGCTACTCGCCGTCCTCATCCGGATACTCACCAACATCTCCGGTATACTCGCCCACATCGCAATTCCAGTCAAGTCCATCGTTTGCGGGCAGCGGCAGCAACCTCTACTCGACGGGCAATGCGTACTCGCCCAGCTCGTCCAACTACTCACCAAATTCACCATCCTACTCGCCGACATCACCATCCTACTCACCGTCGAGTCCTTCGTATTCGCCCACGTCGCCTTGCTACTCGCCCACATCGCCCTCGTACTCGCCAACGAGTCCGAACTACACGCCAGTTACACCCTCGTACTCTCCGACCAGTCCGAACTACTCAGCGTCGCCGCATTATTCTCCGGCCTCGCCGGCCTACTCGCAGACGGGGGTGAAGTACTCGCCGACATCGCCCACGTACTCGCCGCCGTCTCCGTCGTACGATGGTTCGCCAGGATCACCGCAATACACACCGGGATCACCGCAGTACTCGCCGGCCTCGCCCAAGTACTCCCCGACCTCTCCGCTGTACTCGCCCAGCTCGCCGCAGCACTCTCCATCGAACCAGTACAGTCCCACTGGATCGACCTACTCGGCGACGAGTCCAAGGTACTCGCCCAACATGTCCATCTACTCGCCGAGCAGCACCAAGTACTCCCCCACCTCGCCAACGTACACGCCGACGGCCCGTAACTACTCGCCCACATCGCCGATGTATTCGCCGACGGCGCCATCCCACTACAGTCCCACGAGTCCGGCCTACTCGCCCAGCAGTCCCACGTTCGAGGAGAGCGACGACTGAGGAAAGGAGGACGGGGGTAGCTCCCCCAGCACGGCGCGGTCCCCGGGGAGGTCGAGTCGTAGTTAGGAACCGACTACGATCGTCCTCGTCGGGGATAGGgcgaatttaattaaatgagGTCTGCAAACAGCTGATAGGTCATTCAGTAGATTAAATTCTTTGCTGTGCATCAGCAGCCTCAACTAGATTGTGCAGAACTTTTAATGGTTTTAGTTTAAGTTTCTGGTAAACcgataattattaaaaaacaataattgtaaacatttttcaaaCAGTTTAAGAGAAAACAGTTTAATCTATTCATACTTGCACAAGCTCGAATTGCTCGAGGTGTAATGGATGCAATGgtttattcattttaaagCTTCTTTGCAACAGACttggatttttttttcgtttctaTATCTATATTAATCTGGCCTAAAGTCAGTGGCAAGACCCTAGTTCATAAGTACGGAGGAGAAAAGAAATGGGATAACTCGAGAGCGGGATTCAACCAGTAAACACCAAACACTACATGTAGCGTTTTCCAAAtatcctattttttttaaataaacccGCTTAGTTGTTTTCGCAAGCAAAATGTTATCGCCCACACCCACAAGTTATGTCTGCAGCCAGAAGTTTCGTAACTACGTATATAAGTATATAACCGCAGGCATACATATACTAtctatatattcatatatatttttacgaccaaaaccgaaaactttttgtaaaatgacacaaaaaacacgtagaaaaatattaaataaaaacaaaaaaattaccCAACGATAcaagtttatttatttcatgtTATGTTTCACAAGTTGGATTTATACCCTATTTCAATAGGTATAAAACATCGTTAAATCTTAAAGATATTGTTATGTGTAACATTCAGATTCGAAAGGCTGAGTATAATTCGTCTGAGTTTTGAGTTTCtgagaaatatataaaaattgtgTATTTTTCAGTTATCTCCCTCATAGAGGAGTTTTGATTTTCTGGGGCAGTCTTAGAAGTGTATGATTTAAATGGAATGGTAGGTTCACAAGCGAAGCTCTTGCTCCTTACACTCCTTGTGTATTGAGTATTATTTGTCGCTTCAAGAAGTTTTAAAATGTTCTGTTTCTTTTAGTGtagaaatgtataaaaattgtgTATTTTTCAGTTATCTCCCTCATAGAGGAGTTTTGATTTTCTGGGCAGTCTTAGAAGTGTATGTTTTAAATGGAATGGTATGGTTCACATGCAAGGCTGTTGGTTCTTCGACTACCGGCACATTTAGTCGCACATTATTTTATCGGAGTCCACACGCTCAATATCGTCCAAATCCTGCTCTTCGTCCTCACTCTCCTCGCTCTCTTCCTCCACCTCGATTGTCGGCTTCACAGAAACGAATTTCTTTACGGCCCTGGCAAATCTGGTGTGAGTCTTCGAAATATGCTTCTCTATTTTGCCGAACATGTCGTGATTGGGCTTGAGGAACCGGTACTCGCCAAATGCGAGCGGATCGATGAAGGCCAGTGACTTGGTGACACTGATATACACGGTTCGTCCGCGGATATAATGACGCAGTGTGGTGTACGGAAATTTGAGGGTCAGAATGAACTGCTGGATCAGTTCCGAGGACTTGGAGGTTGCCTTGAAGAAGATCTGTGCCCCGGTCAGCAGAGCCTTGTACTCGTGGTCGTCTTCCGGCAGGGATACCTGCAACTCCAAGGTGGTAACGGTCTGATAGTAGCTCACCGACGGGCGCACCACATTGGGCGGCTGCTGCAATGGTATCTCCCCCTGGAAATGGTTAGGTGCTGGTGGAGCTTCGGCTGGAGGAGCACCCTTCGCCTTGCTTCTCTTTGACTTGCGTTTAATAGTAGGTTCATTGTTGATCGCGTGCTTGAGAAAGTCAACTGGATCGGTCACCTTCTGGTCGGGATCCTTTGGCGACTCCTGCTCATCTTCTAGCTGCATAAGGGTGCAGTTCATCATACAATCGAACAGATCGGCAATGTGGTCTTCATTAGACAGAGGTTTGGAAGCTTCCGTGGTGGTGGTGATGACAGGTCCAGCCATCTGATTACCTTGTGCATCTGTGTTCTTAGACTGCATTTCTTGCTCCCGCAGTTCGTTCTCTCTGCCCATCTTAAGGGCTAACTCTATCAGCCGTTGACACCTTTGGCTCCTGACGGGTTGGCTTTCCACCTGGGGCTGTTGCTCCACCACCACCTCAGCTTCAATTGTTTCCTCTGCTTTGTTTACCGTATTTTCCTCGGGAACCTGAACCTTCTCTGCAACTTCTTCTACTAACACCTCCTCGAAGAATTCCTGGATCATGCCAGTAGCTTGCTCACATCTTCTGGCCACCGTGGTCTTGATCAGATTCTTTTTAAGATTCAGAATCCGCAAATGTAACTTGAACTGGTCTGCATACACCATGGCCACCAGTTCACGGGCGAAGAGTGTGCCTGCGGCGGCGAATTCAATTTTAGCCTGAAGAAAGTGATCTTTGGGCAGTTGGGTCAGCATGTACTTGACTTGTTTGCAATCGTCCTCAGTCCAGTTGCGTTCCCCGCAGTACGGCACCAGGTCGAGAAGCCGCAGGTCACAGGACAACGGTGGCTCCCGCTGCAGTGCCTCCGGACACTGAAACAGTCGCTCAGAAGTGGTGGAAAAGATGCGCGTGTCGGTGTCTAGGGCCTGCAGTACCACCGGCACATTGGGTTGGACAAAGTTGACGTTTTTTATGGGCGCCACCTTCAGGACGCGCACGCGTTCCTTGGTGAACGTGGTGTGGTACATACAGATGACACCCACCACAGGCGGCCAGTAACGTCGGGGCGTTTTGCGCTGCATCAGCTTCATGCGGATCTCCTGCACCCCCGTAAAGGGCAGTACCTGCCAGGTGCCCTGCGGCGGCAGGTGTTCCAGCAGGCGAACGCATAAGTGCGTCGGCGAGTAGACATCGACCAGCTGAACCTTCACATCACCGGACGCGGGCATGTGGGCAGGACGCCTATCGAAATGGCCCACATAATGACGAGCCTCGCAGACGGGATCATAGCACTGGCCCGTCATTAGGATCTGATCGCACAAGGCACTCTGTACGCACTTCGCTTGGCCCATCTCCTTGCGTATGTCCTTGGCCACCGCCACCACGGCGGGATCCACCTCCTGGTGCAGCTGAAGGAAGTCCACCAGACGCGGCAGTTGGCGATGGTTGCTGTGGTCCAGGAGCACCAGCGAATGCAGTGGCACTTGCACGGCACTGGCTGCCGGCGCCAGACTATTCCTAAGGTTGTCGGACATCACTAGGTGACGCATTTTGAACGTTCTCCACGATTGGCTCAGGCTGTGGTGGATCAAGGTGTGCGCATTCCTGATGATCACCTCCGGGCAGTGGTCCGTGCAGAGCAGGATCACGCCACGGGTGTTGGCCTTCCAACTGTGCACCTGCTCGAGAACCTCCAGGTCCGAAGTCTGGTAGTAGGGCAGGCAGGCGTAGCCTCGATCCTCCAGAGCCGCCACAGCGCGCTGCATATCCCTGTCATCGATGCAGAAGATCACCGTGCGGTAATCCTCGGGAGGACACTGCTGCAGCATTTGAACCATTGCATGGGCCTTAGCTGCCGAGCGGAGCAGGGAAATCCGTATGCGTGCTCCGCCGTACAGGGCCGCCTCCAGTATATCCCCGAATACCAGAGCCGGATGATCATTGACCGATCTCAATTTGGCCATCAGCGTGGGACTGTATGACTGGGAGACCATCACCACTTGGGGGTAGTGTGTGAGGGGCATGACCTCCAGCAGTACCTGCTGGGCAGTCGCCAGCTGCTCCTCGGACATCAGGTCCACGTCATCGTAGACCAGGAACTGGAGGCAAGGGAAGCGCATGAGGCCGGGATTTTCCTGCCAAAACC includes these proteins:
- the LOC119558066 gene encoding putative ATP-dependent RNA helicase BoYb is translated as MLNISDERLAHIMEIFDKTWSTGSICSSSSGDKDSEVSGGYSVYDVIRPLVAINCSQYVVAHAKGELHPVRHFSEVVLLDHILEMMRKLGLNRLLRVQSYTWPHLIGGAGHGAMIVGAPRSGRTFAYVPAVCHVVCKALTQNRDQLKDLPPGAWQADQYGPMALILVPDLQRVQQVSAMCRAMLRKAEKEEWLTLCLTAPSSKSSEFFLKLLNGVGCMVVTPSQLAWFWQENPGLMRFPCLQFLVYDDVDLMSEEQLATAQQVLLEVMPLTHYPQVVMVSQSYSPTLMAKLRSVNDHPALVFGDILEAALYGGARIRISLLRSAAKAHAMVQMLQQCPPEDYRTVIFCIDDRDMQRAVAALEDRGYACLPYYQTSDLEVLEQVHSWKANTRGVILLCTDHCPEVIIRNAHTLIHHSLSQSWRTFKMRHLVMSDNLRNSLAPAASAVQVPLHSLVLLDHSNHRQLPRLVDFLQLHQEVDPAVVAVAKDIRKEMGQAKCVQSALCDQILMTGQCYDPVCEARHYVGHFDRRPAHMPASGDVKVQLVDVYSPTHLCVRLLEHLPPQGTWQVLPFTGVQEIRMKLMQRKTPRRYWPPVVGVICMYHTTFTKERVRVLKVAPIKNVNFVQPNVPVVLQALDTDTRIFSTTSERLFQCPEALQREPPLSCDLRLLDLVPYCGERNWTEDDCKQVKYMLTQLPKDHFLQAKIEFAAAGTLFARELVAMVYADQFKLHLRILNLKKNLIKTTVARRCEQATGMIQEFFEEVLVEEVAEKVQVPEENTVNKAEETIEAEVVVEQQPQVESQPVRSQRCQRLIELALKMGRENELREQEMQSKNTDAQGNQMAGPVITTTTEASKPLSNEDHIADLFDCMMNCTLMQLEDEQESPKDPDQKVTDPVDFLKHAINNEPTIKRKSKRSKAKGAPPAEAPPAPNHFQGEIPLQQPPNVVRPSVSYYQTVTTLELQVSLPEDDHEYKALLTGAQIFFKATSKSSELIQQFILTLKFPYTTLRHYIRGRTVYISVTKSLAFIDPLAFGEYRFLKPNHDMFGKIEKHISKTHTRFARAVKKFVSVKPTIEVEEESEESEDEEQDLDDIERVDSDKIMCD